One part of the Sorangiineae bacterium MSr11954 genome encodes these proteins:
- a CDS encoding BON domain-containing protein: protein MKYKITVLAILAAAGCERADGKGSEPHKSDNAITTPAPADNTKNNERDRNTATLTPGDQGENDSDRTITQRIRQSVVKDDAISFSGKNVKIITINGVVTLRGPVDTAKEKEEIATIAQRVDGVKRIDNQIEIAAK from the coding sequence ATGAAATATAAAATTACAGTTCTTGCCATACTCGCCGCCGCGGGTTGCGAGCGGGCCGATGGCAAAGGATCGGAGCCCCACAAGTCCGACAACGCCATTACCACCCCCGCTCCCGCGGACAACACCAAGAACAACGAGCGCGATCGCAACACCGCGACGCTCACCCCGGGAGACCAGGGGGAAAACGATTCGGATAGGACCATCACCCAGCGTATTCGACAGAGCGTCGTGAAGGACGACGCGATCTCTTTCTCCGGGAAGAACGTAAAGATCATCACGATCAACGGAGTGGTGACGCTGCGCGGCCCGGTCGACACAGCCAAGGAGAAGGAAGAGATCGCGACCATCGCGCAGCGGGTGGACGGAGTGAAGCGAATCGACAACCAAATCGAAATTGCAGCCAAATAA
- a CDS encoding CsbD family protein has product MGEIIDKVKGRIKKAAGALMGEPKLEREGKVDEVKGKAKGAVEDVKHTVKQAVSKES; this is encoded by the coding sequence ATGGGCGAAATCATCGATAAGGTCAAAGGCAGGATCAAGAAGGCAGCAGGCGCTCTGATGGGCGAGCCGAAGCTCGAACGCGAGGGAAAAGTGGACGAGGTGAAAGGCAAAGCGAAGGGCGCTGTGGAGGACGTCAAGCACACAGTCAAACAGGCCGTAAGCAAGGAGTCTTAG
- a CDS encoding fatty acid desaturase: MQIEASNDFEVSVPLSILCGGLDKQIEHHLFPTLPPPRLREIAPEVRAICERHGVRYKTDTWGNTLRGAFAHIGRLSRLGGGPRHLAQDITSAAA; the protein is encoded by the coding sequence ATGCAAATCGAAGCGTCGAACGACTTCGAAGTGAGCGTGCCGCTATCCATCCTTTGCGGTGGCCTCGACAAGCAAATCGAACATCACCTCTTCCCCACGTTGCCACCGCCGCGGCTGCGCGAAATCGCGCCCGAGGTTCGCGCGATCTGCGAGCGCCACGGCGTGCGTTATAAAACGGACACTTGGGGGAATACCCTCCGCGGCGCGTTCGCGCACATTGGGCGACTGTCGCGCTTGGGCGGCGGGCCGCGCCATCTCGCGCAAGACATCACGAGCGCGGCCGCTTGA
- a CDS encoding AMP-binding protein, with protein MHAPTTPIHPQPLLDALARSPDVPAFERGSRIVTRGELLETASRIAVGMRAASLGPGSGIGIATAVSPEGVAVYLAAYALGCRVVGLRTSGGSRQLAQMLGTGLDAIVVDPSAQVLPEIARAIPMLTIGGGQGGTDLLASPARDEPLIAQARADDVARLVYTSGSTGAPKACAQTYRALSTHYLWQPDHWTNVIAELASRFGRYLLFGDLASPVVFDYLGLCLLGGGTAVIPDPGQGALFPYAIERHRITASIMNVPRLYQMLDVLRDKPVDVGSLRAIMVSGSPLAPHRLEAALHRLGPVVYQGYGQNEHGMISLLTPEDIGQGHPSVLASVGRPHPFVELRVCAKDGEPVPAGTTGEICVRSPYMMMGYWADPEESAAVLRDGWLHTRDLGYLDPQGFVHLVGRARDIILVNAEICHAGAIERLLAAHPDVDQAYVVGTPDDKTGEAIHAFIVPAAGTVPNASVLSAIVRAELGEASVPKSIRIVDGVPIAPSGKPDKRALLPSLSSESSDPSSDKRSSGER; from the coding sequence ATGCACGCACCCACCACGCCCATCCATCCGCAGCCGCTGCTCGATGCGCTCGCTCGTTCGCCCGATGTGCCCGCGTTCGAACGGGGATCGCGCATCGTGACCCGCGGTGAGCTGTTGGAGACGGCCTCGCGGATCGCGGTGGGCATGCGCGCCGCATCGCTCGGCCCTGGCAGCGGCATCGGTATCGCCACGGCGGTCTCGCCGGAGGGGGTTGCCGTCTACCTGGCGGCGTACGCGCTCGGCTGCCGCGTGGTGGGCCTGCGCACGAGCGGCGGCTCGCGACAGCTCGCGCAGATGCTCGGGACCGGGCTCGATGCCATCGTGGTCGATCCATCCGCGCAGGTGCTCCCCGAGATCGCGCGGGCCATTCCCATGCTCACGATTGGCGGGGGGCAAGGCGGGACCGATTTGCTCGCCTCCCCGGCTCGGGATGAACCGCTGATCGCGCAAGCCCGCGCGGATGACGTTGCGAGGTTGGTCTACACCAGCGGCAGCACGGGCGCGCCCAAGGCGTGCGCGCAAACGTATCGCGCGCTCTCGACCCATTATCTATGGCAGCCGGATCATTGGACCAACGTGATCGCGGAGCTCGCGTCCCGCTTCGGGCGTTACCTCTTGTTCGGCGATCTCGCCAGCCCCGTGGTCTTCGACTATTTGGGTTTGTGCCTGCTCGGCGGGGGCACGGCGGTCATCCCCGATCCGGGCCAAGGCGCCTTATTTCCGTACGCGATCGAGCGCCACCGCATCACGGCCAGCATCATGAACGTGCCACGCCTGTATCAGATGCTCGATGTTCTTCGGGACAAGCCCGTCGATGTGGGAAGTCTGCGGGCCATCATGGTGTCCGGTTCGCCGCTCGCCCCGCACCGGCTCGAGGCCGCGCTCCACCGACTGGGGCCGGTCGTTTACCAAGGCTACGGGCAGAACGAACACGGTATGATCTCCTTGCTCACGCCCGAGGACATCGGCCAGGGCCATCCGTCGGTGCTCGCATCGGTGGGCCGGCCGCACCCCTTCGTGGAGCTGCGCGTGTGCGCCAAAGACGGCGAGCCGGTACCCGCCGGCACCACCGGCGAAATCTGCGTGCGCAGTCCGTACATGATGATGGGCTATTGGGCCGATCCAGAGGAGAGCGCCGCCGTGCTGCGCGACGGTTGGCTCCATACCCGCGACCTCGGTTACCTCGATCCGCAGGGCTTCGTGCACCTGGTCGGCAGGGCCCGCGACATCATCCTCGTCAACGCGGAGATCTGCCACGCCGGGGCCATCGAACGCCTGCTCGCCGCACATCCCGACGTGGACCAGGCCTACGTCGTCGGCACCCCCGACGACAAAACCGGCGAAGCGATCCACGCCTTCATCGTCCCCGCCGCCGGCACCGTGCCGAACGCCAGCGTCCTTTCGGCCATCGTGCGGGCCGAGCTCGGCGAGGCGAGCGTGCCCAAGTCCATCCGCATCGTAGACGGTGTGCCGATCGCGCCCAGCGGCAAGCCCGATAAGCGGGCGCTTCTACCCTCTCTATCGTCGGAATCCTCGGATCCATCTTCGGACAAACGGAGCTCCGGAGAACGATGA
- a CDS encoding aromatic amino acid ammonia-lyase, translated as MSTEDVVSVAAGRNLDIQLSPQARHEMERSRELKWRLINEGQPIYGVTTGVGDSADRQIGLRKAAALQQTIIRKNLCGRGPEASPHVVRAMLLIRANCLSRGSSAVNPDVVDRLLALIRHDVLPVVPERGSVGASGDLIPLAYVAAVVMGEGEVRYQGTVRPTADVYRELSWEPVILEPKDGLALLNGTSFSAAFATLALHAAARLAAAAEVCTAMASEALLGNRGHFLPFIHEQRPHPGQVTSARHIADLLRDSALALDHNQVIGLSEKLADGEFQRLRRSIQDRYSIRCAPQVIGVLRDTVAWAGRWVETEINSSNDNPLFEASSGMVYSGGNFYGGHLAQAMDALKLAVANIADLLDRQLELLVDEKFNNGLPANLIVPRAADEWDAGLHHGFKGMQLICSALTAEALKTSGPASVFSRSTEAHNQDKVSMSALAGREALATVDLVEEVAAIHLLAACQASELRGTEHMSPRTRAIHRRVRELCSFVERDRRMDRDIAAVVELLREGTTLDGTIPT; from the coding sequence TTGTCGACGGAAGATGTCGTGTCGGTGGCCGCGGGCAGGAACCTGGATATCCAGCTGTCGCCCCAGGCCCGTCACGAGATGGAGCGTTCCCGGGAGCTGAAGTGGCGGCTCATCAACGAAGGCCAGCCCATCTATGGGGTCACAACGGGCGTCGGTGATAGCGCGGACCGGCAGATCGGGCTTCGCAAAGCCGCCGCGCTGCAACAGACCATCATCCGCAAGAACCTCTGCGGGCGCGGACCGGAGGCGAGCCCCCACGTGGTGCGGGCCATGCTGCTTATCCGCGCGAACTGCCTTTCGCGGGGCAGCTCCGCGGTCAATCCCGACGTGGTCGATCGTCTGCTCGCGCTCATCCGGCATGACGTATTGCCCGTGGTGCCGGAGCGAGGATCGGTCGGCGCCAGCGGCGACCTGATCCCGCTCGCATACGTGGCCGCCGTCGTCATGGGCGAAGGCGAGGTTCGATACCAAGGCACGGTCCGACCGACCGCCGACGTCTACCGCGAGCTGTCTTGGGAGCCCGTGATCTTGGAGCCCAAAGATGGTCTCGCCCTGCTCAATGGGACCTCGTTCTCGGCGGCGTTCGCGACCCTTGCGCTGCACGCCGCCGCCCGATTGGCCGCCGCCGCCGAAGTGTGCACGGCCATGGCCAGCGAGGCGCTGCTCGGGAACCGAGGACACTTTCTCCCCTTTATCCACGAGCAACGGCCGCACCCTGGTCAGGTGACGAGCGCCCGGCATATCGCCGACCTCTTGCGCGATTCGGCGCTGGCGCTCGATCACAATCAGGTCATAGGCCTCAGCGAAAAGCTCGCAGACGGGGAATTCCAGCGCCTGCGACGCAGCATCCAAGACCGCTACTCGATCCGCTGCGCACCGCAGGTCATCGGCGTCCTGCGCGACACCGTGGCGTGGGCGGGTCGGTGGGTGGAGACCGAAATCAACTCCTCCAACGACAACCCGCTGTTCGAGGCGTCGAGCGGCATGGTTTACAGCGGTGGCAACTTCTACGGCGGCCACCTGGCACAAGCCATGGACGCGCTGAAGCTCGCGGTTGCCAACATCGCCGATCTGCTCGACCGGCAGCTCGAGCTCCTGGTCGATGAAAAGTTCAACAACGGACTCCCCGCGAACCTCATCGTCCCGCGCGCCGCCGACGAATGGGATGCCGGCTTGCATCATGGCTTCAAAGGGATGCAGCTCATTTGCTCGGCGCTCACCGCGGAGGCCTTGAAGACCAGCGGCCCGGCGAGCGTGTTCTCCCGTTCCACCGAGGCGCACAATCAGGACAAGGTCAGCATGTCGGCGCTGGCCGGGCGGGAGGCATTGGCCACGGTGGACCTCGTGGAGGAGGTGGCGGCGATCCATTTGCTCGCGGCGTGCCAAGCCTCGGAGCTGCGCGGCACGGAGCATATGAGCCCGCGGACCCGGGCCATCCACCGACGCGTGCGAGAGCTTTGCTCGTTCGTCGAGCGCGATCGTCGCATGGATCGGGACATCGCGGCGGTGGTCGAGCTGCTGCGCGAGGGCACCACCTTGGATGGCACGATCCCCACCTGA
- a CDS encoding PLP-dependent aminotransferase family protein, whose amino-acid sequence MRARFTLELPESTLPLFLRIAHAITDSIRSGRLREGEDLPSTRALSNQLGVHRKTVVAAYAELRAQGLVISERARGTFVARDLPPSPPARRALPFSEHPGFHLPSLAAPFTGTPRAPGTLLLLGGVPELRITWRRELARAYGRALGRSDAARLLDYGDPRGEPHLRQALADLVRRTRGVPAPMDGVVVVRGALQGLYLAARALLRAGDCVAVEELSHPSAIRVLRLVGARVEPLPLDAQGLDVEALGALCARMAVRAVYLTPHHQLPTTVTLTPPRRKKLLELASRHALVVLEDDYDHEFHYDGRPTLPLAAADRAGVVVYLGTFSKVLAPGLRVGFVVAPPAVARQLADYRTFVDQQGDHVLERAVADLIEEGDLERFIRRARRVYQARRDVLCEALHAAIPGLELVRPVGGMAAWVRAPGVDTDIWAERAYAAGAAFQPGSIFGVNEAPAHYARVGFAACNTRELVEGVRRMALALPR is encoded by the coding sequence ATGCGCGCGCGATTCACGTTAGAGCTGCCGGAATCGACCCTCCCGCTGTTCCTCCGCATCGCGCACGCCATCACGGACAGCATCCGCAGCGGACGGCTGCGCGAAGGCGAGGATCTGCCTTCGACCCGTGCGTTGTCGAACCAACTCGGAGTCCACCGCAAGACCGTCGTCGCCGCCTACGCCGAGCTGCGCGCACAGGGCCTCGTCATCAGCGAGCGAGCCCGCGGCACCTTCGTCGCGCGCGACCTGCCGCCCTCGCCTCCCGCGCGCCGTGCTTTGCCCTTCTCGGAGCACCCCGGCTTTCACCTGCCCTCGCTGGCAGCGCCGTTCACCGGCACCCCGCGCGCGCCCGGGACCTTGCTCCTCTTGGGCGGCGTTCCGGAGCTGCGGATCACCTGGCGACGCGAGCTCGCGCGGGCCTATGGGCGTGCGCTTGGACGCTCGGACGCCGCTCGCCTCCTCGACTACGGGGATCCACGTGGCGAGCCCCATTTGCGGCAGGCGCTCGCCGATCTGGTGCGCCGCACGCGCGGGGTCCCTGCCCCGATGGACGGGGTCGTGGTCGTGCGCGGCGCGCTGCAAGGGCTCTACCTCGCGGCGCGCGCCCTGCTGCGGGCGGGCGACTGCGTGGCCGTCGAGGAGCTCAGCCACCCATCGGCCATACGCGTCCTGCGTCTCGTCGGCGCGCGCGTCGAGCCCCTCCCGCTCGACGCCCAAGGGCTCGACGTGGAGGCGCTCGGCGCGCTCTGTGCGCGCATGGCCGTGCGCGCCGTTTACCTGACGCCGCATCATCAGCTCCCCACGACCGTCACCCTGACACCGCCGCGGCGAAAGAAGCTCCTCGAGCTGGCGAGCCGGCACGCGTTGGTCGTCTTGGAAGACGACTACGATCACGAATTTCACTACGACGGCCGCCCCACGCTGCCCCTCGCCGCGGCGGACCGCGCCGGCGTCGTCGTGTATCTCGGGACGTTCTCCAAGGTGCTCGCGCCGGGTTTGCGCGTGGGCTTCGTCGTCGCCCCTCCGGCGGTCGCGCGGCAGCTCGCGGACTATCGAACCTTCGTCGATCAACAAGGCGACCATGTCCTCGAGCGCGCCGTGGCCGACCTCATCGAGGAGGGCGATCTCGAACGCTTCATTCGCCGCGCACGGCGCGTGTACCAGGCGCGCCGCGACGTCTTGTGCGAGGCGCTCCACGCGGCGATCCCCGGGCTGGAGCTGGTGCGGCCCGTGGGCGGAATGGCAGCATGGGTGCGCGCACCCGGCGTGGACACCGATATCTGGGCGGAGCGAGCCTACGCCGCCGGCGCGGCGTTCCAGCCGGGGAGCATCTTCGGCGTGAACGAAGCTCCTGCCCACTACGCGCGCGTCGGCTTCGCAGCTTGCAACACGCGCGAGCTCGTCGAAGGCGTTCGGCGCATGGCCTTGGCGCTCCCGCGGTAA